Proteins encoded in a region of the Zunongwangia endophytica genome:
- a CDS encoding response regulator: protein MKKIDLACIIDDDPIFVFSAKKIMELADFSNGFIVFGNGKEALNHLHALIASNKELPDVILLDLNMPVMDGWEFLDNFIKIESEKVITIYIVSSSVDQSDIDKAKSYDGVSNYIVKPVTIDSLKKVLKNHEV, encoded by the coding sequence ATGAAAAAAATTGATCTTGCATGCATTATCGATGATGATCCAATCTTTGTCTTTAGTGCGAAAAAGATAATGGAGCTTGCTGATTTCTCTAATGGCTTTATCGTATTCGGCAATGGTAAGGAAGCTTTGAATCACTTACATGCGCTAATAGCTTCTAATAAAGAACTACCGGATGTTATCTTATTAGATTTGAATATGCCTGTTATGGATGGATGGGAATTCCTTGATAATTTTATAAAGATAGAGAGTGAAAAGGTTATTACTATTTATATCGTAAGTTCTTCAGTAGATCAATCTGATATAGATAAAGCAAAGTCTTATGATGGTGTTAGCAATTATATCGTTAAACCAGTTACAATTGATAGTCTTAAAAAGGTCTTGAAAAACCACGAAGTTTAA
- a CDS encoding transporter substrate-binding domain-containing protein, with protein sequence MIRLLRHYFKHHNIFKFSLCIFLLGTLINCSESRNTNIEELPELALNQYSKSLSEIKQDGKLTVITIYNSTSYFLYRGKPMGFEYELVKKLADHLGLELDIKVADDIDHLFDMLNAGEGDLIAFGLSITEDRNKLVNFTEYHYLTHQVLVQRRPDNWRKLPMYKIKKKTINDPIEMIGKTVHVRKNSSYFERLENLEDEIGGQIDIQLVPGNKTTEDIIKMVVKGEIDYTIADYNIAAINQTYNPILDIDTEISFSQRIAWAVRKNSPELLAEINSWLKNIKKKDFYYVVYNKYFKNKKSYRRRIKSQFYSKNEGKISQYDEIVKTHVEKLGWDWRLLSSQIFQESRFKPNENSWAGAGGLMQIMPATAQDLGISDVTNPSENIRGGTKYLKQLRKKFTKVEDSIQKIKFTLAAYNCGLGHVRDAQRLAKVFDEDPYVWDDNVEDYMLKLSSREFFSRPEVKYGFVRGREPFLYVKEIFLRYDHYKKLIPFETPQTEAKVASN encoded by the coding sequence ATGATTAGACTTTTACGCCATTATTTTAAACATCATAATATTTTCAAGTTTAGCCTCTGTATATTCTTACTAGGGACTCTTATAAATTGTTCAGAAAGTAGGAATACTAATATTGAAGAATTGCCGGAGCTTGCGCTCAATCAATATTCTAAATCTTTATCAGAAATTAAACAAGACGGTAAACTTACCGTTATTACTATTTATAATTCAACAAGTTACTTTTTATATCGGGGGAAACCTATGGGTTTCGAATATGAGTTGGTAAAAAAACTTGCCGACCATTTAGGGCTAGAACTTGATATAAAAGTTGCCGATGATATTGATCATTTATTTGATATGCTAAACGCCGGAGAAGGCGATCTAATTGCGTTTGGGTTATCTATTACCGAAGATCGAAATAAACTCGTCAATTTTACCGAATATCATTATTTAACGCATCAAGTTTTAGTACAACGTCGTCCAGATAACTGGCGTAAACTTCCTATGTACAAGATCAAAAAGAAAACAATCAACGACCCGATCGAGATGATCGGGAAAACGGTACACGTTCGTAAAAATTCCTCGTATTTCGAGCGATTGGAAAATCTGGAAGATGAAATTGGAGGGCAGATAGATATTCAATTAGTGCCTGGTAATAAAACTACAGAAGACATCATAAAAATGGTGGTGAAAGGAGAAATAGATTATACGATCGCCGATTATAACATCGCTGCTATCAACCAAACCTATAATCCTATTTTAGATATAGATACTGAAATTAGCTTTTCGCAACGCATCGCTTGGGCCGTTCGAAAGAATTCACCAGAACTGCTAGCTGAAATTAATTCGTGGCTAAAAAATATCAAAAAGAAAGACTTTTATTATGTGGTGTATAATAAGTACTTCAAAAATAAAAAGTCTTACAGACGCCGAATTAAAAGTCAGTTTTACAGTAAAAATGAAGGTAAAATTAGTCAGTATGATGAGATTGTGAAAACCCACGTAGAAAAATTAGGTTGGGATTGGCGACTTTTGAGTTCTCAAATTTTTCAGGAATCACGTTTTAAACCTAATGAAAATTCTTGGGCTGGGGCAGGAGGTCTCATGCAAATTATGCCGGCCACTGCACAAGATTTAGGAATTTCAGATGTTACTAATCCTTCAGAAAATATACGTGGTGGTACAAAGTATTTAAAGCAACTCCGTAAAAAATTCACGAAGGTAGAAGACAGTATTCAGAAAATAAAATTTACGCTTGCGGCTTACAATTGCGGGTTAGGTCACGTTCGTGATGCCCAACGTTTGGCAAAAGTTTTTGATGAAGATCCTTATGTATGGGACGATAATGTGGAAGACTATATGCTGAAGCTTAGCTCTCGCGAGTTTTTTAGTAGACCGGAAGTAAAATATGGTTTTGTGAGAGGTCGTGAACCTTTTTTATATGTAAAAGAAATCTTCTTGCGTTACGACCATTACAAGAAATTAATTCCGTTTGAAACTCCGCAGACTGAAGCTAAAGTAGCTTCAAATTAA
- a CDS encoding NUDIX hydrolase, with amino-acid sequence MRSELADILLKDSEINIEKSLPSISIDCVVFGFDTASLKVLLTKVKEKDGWLLPGGYLHKSENLEDGAYRILESRTGVSEIYLQQFKTFGKLNRSNDFFSEYDKNLWHKRRFLSVGYYALTNFAKVEPKIDYLSEACEWKNINELPQLLMDHQEIFDAALLELRKGLNYRPVGLNLLPEKFTMPELQRLYEIILDKPLNRGNFYRKMTKYGILNKLKETRKGGAHKAPNLYTFNAETYNEALENGFKEAW; translated from the coding sequence ATGAGATCGGAATTAGCAGATATCCTATTAAAGGATTCAGAAATAAATATAGAAAAAAGTTTACCTAGTATTTCCATCGATTGCGTAGTTTTTGGATTCGACACGGCCTCACTAAAAGTACTACTAACAAAAGTAAAAGAAAAGGATGGTTGGCTGCTTCCTGGTGGCTATTTGCATAAATCTGAAAATCTAGAAGATGGAGCCTATAGAATATTAGAATCTAGAACTGGAGTAAGTGAAATTTATCTTCAGCAGTTCAAAACGTTCGGTAAGTTGAACCGTAGTAATGATTTCTTTTCAGAATACGATAAAAATTTATGGCACAAAAGGCGATTTCTTTCCGTGGGTTATTACGCACTTACAAATTTTGCAAAGGTCGAACCTAAAATAGATTATCTATCGGAAGCTTGTGAGTGGAAGAATATTAATGAATTACCACAATTGCTGATGGATCATCAAGAAATTTTTGATGCAGCCCTTTTAGAACTTAGAAAAGGTTTAAATTATCGCCCCGTTGGTCTAAATCTTTTACCTGAGAAATTTACAATGCCTGAGTTACAGCGATTATACGAGATAATTTTAGATAAACCTTTAAACAGAGGGAATTTTTATCGTAAAATGACTAAGTATGGCATACTTAACAAACTAAAGGAAACGCGTAAAGGCGGAGCTCATAAAGCACCTAACCTTTATACTTTTAACGCTGAAACTTATAATGAGGCGCTTGAGAATGGATTTAAGGAGGCATGGTAA
- a CDS encoding nucleoside deaminase, with product MTEEDKKFMRRAIALAEEGMDTGAGGPFGAVVVKDGEIVAEGWNIVTSSNDPTAHAEITAIRRACENLNTFQLEDCILYTSCEPCPMCLGAIYWARPKKVYYALNHNDAAKIGFDDQFIYEELDKDIENRKVPFENIIREEALPVFEKWDRKENRIDY from the coding sequence ATGACTGAAGAAGATAAGAAATTTATGCGTCGAGCGATTGCATTGGCGGAAGAAGGAATGGACACCGGAGCAGGAGGTCCTTTTGGAGCTGTAGTTGTAAAAGACGGAGAAATTGTTGCCGAGGGTTGGAATATAGTTACTTCTAGTAACGACCCGACAGCTCATGCTGAAATTACTGCAATACGAAGAGCCTGCGAAAATTTAAACACATTTCAATTAGAAGATTGCATTTTATATACGAGCTGCGAACCTTGTCCAATGTGCCTAGGAGCAATCTATTGGGCTAGACCTAAAAAAGTATATTATGCATTGAATCACAATGATGCTGCTAAAATCGGATTCGATGATCAGTTTATCTATGAAGAATTGGATAAAGATATAGAAAACAGAAAAGTGCCTTTTGAAAATATTATTAGAGAAGAAGCTTTACCTGTTTTTGAAAAATGGGATAGAAAAGAAAACCGAATCGATTATTAA
- a CDS encoding organic hydroperoxide resistance protein, whose product MNTQYQTTVEATGGRNGHVKSEDGFVDFDVLMPKELGGKGGATNPEQLFAAGYAACFDSALNLVMGKAKVKPENPTIVNATVGIGPNDEGGFQLAVKLAVEIPGVEKEKAQELVEQAHQVCPYSNATRGNIEVELEVI is encoded by the coding sequence ATGAATACACAATATCAAACTACAGTAGAAGCAACCGGAGGAAGAAACGGTCACGTAAAAAGCGAAGATGGATTTGTAGATTTTGACGTTTTAATGCCGAAAGAATTAGGCGGAAAAGGTGGAGCTACTAATCCAGAGCAATTATTTGCAGCAGGTTATGCCGCTTGCTTTGATAGTGCGCTAAATTTAGTGATGGGAAAAGCTAAGGTGAAGCCAGAAAATCCAACTATTGTTAATGCAACCGTAGGTATTGGACCAAATGATGAAGGCGGTTTTCAATTAGCTGTGAAACTTGCTGTAGAAATTCCTGGCGTAGAAAAAGAAAAAGCACAAGAATTAGTAGAACAGGCACATCAAGTTTGTCCTTATTCTAACGCAACTCGCGGAAATATTGAGGTTGAATTAGAAGTGATATAA
- a CDS encoding sugar phosphate isomerase/epimerase family protein: protein MNKIGVCSWILGIEDPHEMMEKVKLLGLDGIQFSGDWRNYDAKEISAAADHFQIEIFAIDPYNCAPPILENANKSSAIEFYQKIINFAVEANVAAVNLQGLPQWTINCSNREECWEMLVDCCKTLDAYAQLKKVKLVYECVNRYESSMIHTVTQGLNLINAVGHTNFSLILDSFHMHIEETDPIEAIRDAADFMYSYQISDSNRSGIGRGQVDFVKHHAILDELDFEGPIMIEVVLPELVPNDTPKDAAQRERLDEEIRRSVRVWRNLKDSENY from the coding sequence ATGAATAAAATAGGAGTTTGTTCTTGGATTTTGGGGATTGAAGATCCTCATGAGATGATGGAAAAAGTAAAATTATTGGGTCTTGATGGTATTCAGTTTTCCGGGGATTGGCGGAATTACGATGCAAAAGAAATTAGCGCCGCTGCCGACCATTTTCAAATTGAAATTTTTGCCATAGATCCTTATAATTGCGCTCCGCCGATATTAGAAAATGCTAATAAATCTTCGGCAATTGAGTTTTACCAAAAGATTATTAATTTTGCAGTCGAAGCAAATGTTGCTGCTGTTAATTTACAAGGTTTACCGCAATGGACGATTAACTGTTCTAATCGTGAAGAATGCTGGGAGATGTTAGTAGATTGCTGTAAAACCTTAGATGCATACGCTCAACTAAAAAAAGTTAAGTTAGTTTACGAATGTGTCAACAGATACGAATCTTCCATGATCCATACGGTGACACAAGGCCTCAATTTGATCAATGCAGTTGGTCATACTAATTTCAGTTTGATATTGGATAGTTTTCACATGCATATTGAAGAAACTGATCCAATTGAAGCGATAAGGGATGCTGCAGATTTTATGTATAGTTATCAAATCTCAGACTCTAATCGATCTGGAATAGGAAGGGGGCAGGTTGATTTTGTAAAACATCATGCTATTTTAGATGAATTAGATTTTGAAGGCCCCATAATGATTGAAGTCGTTTTACCTGAATTAGTTCCTAACGATACTCCAAAAGATGCAGCGCAGCGCGAGCGATTAGATGAAGAAATTAGGCGAAGTGTAAGAGTATGGCGTAATCTAAAAGATAGCGAAAATTACTAA
- a CDS encoding ethanolamine ammonia-lyase subunit EutB: MSYKFSVHNTTYTFKNLKELLAKASPHRSGDVLAGVAAADNKERVIAQYALSEVSLKEILEKPLIPYAEDEVTRLIMDEHNAEDFYPISQFSVGEFRDWLLSYEATPEVLKSISPGLTPEMVAAVSKLMRNQDLIKVAQKCEVVTKFRNTVGLKDRFSVRLQPNNPVDDPKAIAASTIDGLLYGCGDAVIGINPATDSPTAVSELLKLLDNFREQYEIPTQTCILSHLTTTLQIIDKAPVDLIFQSIGGTQKANESFGINLEMLQEAYETGLSLDRGTIGNQMMYFETGQGSELSASAHHGIDQQTCEVRCYAVARKYNPFLVNTVVGFIGPEYLYDGKQITRAALEDHFCGKLMGLPMGCDVCYTNHAEADQDDMDSLLTLLGVAGCNYIMGVPGADDIMLNYQSTSFHDAMYLRKVLNKRPAPEFEEWLLKMGIIDEKGNRQTLPESHKLISNG; the protein is encoded by the coding sequence ATGAGTTATAAATTCAGCGTACATAACACCACTTACACCTTTAAAAATTTGAAAGAACTCTTAGCCAAAGCGAGTCCGCATCGTTCAGGTGACGTTCTTGCAGGTGTTGCGGCTGCAGATAATAAAGAACGAGTGATAGCACAATATGCTTTAAGTGAAGTCTCGTTGAAAGAAATTTTAGAAAAGCCTTTAATCCCTTATGCTGAAGATGAAGTTACCCGATTAATTATGGATGAACATAATGCTGAAGATTTTTATCCAATATCGCAATTTAGTGTGGGAGAATTTAGAGATTGGCTCCTAAGTTATGAAGCTACTCCAGAAGTTTTGAAATCGATTTCACCCGGACTTACCCCGGAGATGGTTGCAGCGGTTTCTAAATTAATGCGGAATCAAGATTTAATTAAAGTAGCTCAAAAATGCGAAGTAGTCACGAAATTCAGAAATACTGTAGGTCTAAAAGATCGATTTTCGGTTAGATTACAACCTAACAATCCGGTTGATGATCCTAAAGCAATTGCCGCTAGCACAATAGATGGATTACTATATGGCTGCGGTGATGCGGTTATAGGGATAAATCCTGCTACAGATAGCCCAACGGCTGTTTCAGAATTATTAAAATTATTAGATAATTTTAGGGAACAATACGAAATACCTACACAAACCTGTATTCTTAGTCATTTAACCACTACCCTACAGATTATTGATAAAGCTCCGGTAGATCTTATATTTCAATCTATAGGTGGAACGCAAAAAGCAAACGAATCTTTCGGTATCAATCTCGAGATGCTTCAAGAGGCTTATGAGACAGGGTTAAGCCTGGATCGCGGAACTATAGGAAACCAAATGATGTATTTTGAAACGGGACAAGGCTCTGAACTTTCGGCTAGTGCACATCACGGTATCGACCAACAAACATGTGAAGTACGATGCTATGCTGTAGCTAGAAAATATAATCCCTTTTTGGTAAATACGGTTGTTGGTTTTATTGGTCCCGAGTATTTGTATGATGGCAAACAAATTACGCGCGCTGCTTTAGAAGACCATTTCTGCGGAAAACTAATGGGATTACCTATGGGATGTGATGTTTGTTATACCAATCATGCTGAAGCAGACCAAGACGACATGGATTCTTTACTAACTCTTTTAGGAGTTGCAGGATGTAATTACATTATGGGAGTTCCGGGAGCAGATGATATTATGCTGAATTACCAGAGCACTTCTTTCCATGATGCGATGTATTTACGTAAAGTTTTAAATAAGCGCCCTGCACCCGAATTTGAAGAATGGCTCTTAAAAATGGGGATTATTGATGAAAAAGGAAATCGCCAGACTTTACCAGAATCTCATAAATTGATTAGCAATGGATAA
- a CDS encoding aldo/keto reductase — protein sequence MANRRKFIQKSLLGSAGILAAPSIINAAHKTTAPIPSAKIKNNHLREKFKPEWKFGMGGVAAGNGFHVNSDEQIRNAMDAAWNSGVRYYDTSPWYGLGISERRMGSYLFNKNREDFVLSTKVGRVLTPDPNFELPGALWKGKLNMNYEYDYSAEGTRKSVEQSLHRLGLAYLDIVFIHDLSPDNPDFSRSDYEKYFEQAKNGAMPELTKMREEGLIKAWGLGVNTTEPILETIKVADPDIFLSAKQYSLIYHEDDLNNVFPVCEREGISIVVGAPFNSGFLAGKDRFDYSKDIPEEYLEKRAELQKVADKHQVDLATAALQFCAAPAVVSSVIPGASSAQQSSANAESMDVKIPKAFWAELKAKGLIAENAPEPK from the coding sequence ATGGCTAACAGGAGAAAATTCATTCAAAAGTCACTTTTAGGTTCTGCCGGTATTTTGGCGGCACCTTCTATTATAAATGCTGCTCATAAAACTACAGCTCCAATTCCTTCAGCAAAAATTAAAAACAACCATTTACGCGAGAAGTTCAAACCCGAATGGAAATTTGGAATGGGCGGTGTTGCTGCCGGGAATGGCTTTCACGTAAATTCAGATGAACAAATTCGGAACGCTATGGATGCTGCTTGGAATAGCGGAGTTCGTTATTATGATACTTCACCTTGGTACGGACTAGGAATTAGTGAGCGTAGAATGGGAAGTTATCTTTTTAATAAAAATCGAGAAGATTTTGTGCTTTCCACTAAAGTAGGGCGAGTGCTTACTCCAGATCCCAATTTTGAATTACCGGGCGCACTTTGGAAAGGAAAATTGAATATGAATTATGAATATGATTATTCGGCAGAAGGTACTCGTAAATCTGTAGAGCAAAGTTTACATCGTTTAGGTTTAGCTTATTTAGATATCGTTTTTATTCACGATTTATCACCCGATAATCCTGATTTTTCTAGAAGTGATTATGAAAAATATTTTGAGCAGGCTAAAAATGGGGCGATGCCCGAGCTCACTAAAATGCGCGAAGAAGGTTTAATTAAAGCTTGGGGATTGGGCGTAAATACGACGGAACCTATTTTAGAAACCATTAAAGTTGCCGATCCTGATATTTTCTTATCGGCCAAACAATATTCGTTGATTTATCACGAAGACGATTTAAATAATGTTTTTCCGGTATGTGAACGAGAAGGTATCAGTATCGTGGTTGGAGCTCCTTTTAATTCCGGATTTTTGGCTGGGAAAGATCGCTTTGATTATAGCAAAGATATTCCTGAAGAATATTTAGAAAAAAGAGCTGAATTACAAAAAGTAGCCGACAAGCATCAAGTAGATTTAGCTACGGCAGCACTTCAGTTTTGTGCAGCTCCTGCTGTTGTTTCGAGTGTGATTCCCGGAGCAAGTTCTGCCCAGCAGTCTTCTGCAAATGCAGAATCTATGGATGTGAAAATTCCAAAAGCATTTTGGGCAGAATTAAAAGCAAAAGGATTAATCGCAGAAAATGCTCCAGAACCTAAATAA
- the rpsA gene encoding 30S ribosomal protein S1: MAEEIKDQEVKDVAGMATASQPEVTEQQANPEKFLEEFNWHNYEEGIDPIANDKLEEFEKLVEENFVDTLDDEVVTGKVINITDRDAIIDINAKSEGVISLNEFRYNPDLKEGDEVEVLIDVREDATGQLVLSHRKARVIMAWDRVNKAHDESLIVNGFVKCRTKGGMIVDVFGIEAFLPGSQIDVKPIRDYDAYVGKTMEFKVVKINHEFKNVVVSHKALIEADIEEQKKEIIGQLEKGQVLEGTVKNITSYGVFVDLGGVDGLVHITDLSWSRINHPNEIVELDQKLNVVILDFDEAKTRIQLGLKQLHKHPWEALDENLKVGDKVKGKVVVIADYGAFIEVAEGVEGLIHVSEMSWSTHLRSAQDFVNVGDEVEAQILTLDRDDRKMSLGIKQLTPDPWTDITSKYPVGSKHTGVVRNFTNFGVFVELEEGIDGLIYISDLSWTKKIKHPSEFCNVGDKLDVVVLELDVEGRKLSLGHKQIESNPWDKYETEFAVGTTHTAAISEIVDKGATIEFNEDITAFVPQRHLEKEDGSKLKKGESAEFQIIEFNKEFKRVVASHAAIHREEEQKIVKQAAKKASAQNNDKTTIGDVNADLQALKDKMEGK, translated from the coding sequence ATGGCTGAAGAAATCAAAGATCAGGAAGTTAAGGATGTAGCTGGAATGGCTACTGCATCTCAACCAGAGGTGACTGAGCAACAAGCTAACCCTGAAAAATTCCTAGAAGAATTTAACTGGCACAATTACGAAGAAGGTATCGACCCAATCGCAAATGATAAGCTAGAAGAATTCGAAAAATTAGTTGAAGAAAACTTCGTAGACACTCTTGATGATGAGGTTGTAACAGGAAAAGTAATTAATATTACAGATCGTGATGCAATTATCGACATTAACGCAAAAAGTGAAGGTGTAATTTCTCTTAACGAGTTCCGTTACAATCCAGATCTTAAAGAAGGTGATGAGGTAGAAGTTTTAATCGACGTTAGAGAAGATGCTACTGGACAGTTAGTACTTTCTCACCGTAAGGCTCGTGTTATCATGGCATGGGATCGTGTGAATAAAGCACACGACGAAAGTCTTATCGTTAACGGTTTTGTTAAGTGTCGTACTAAAGGTGGTATGATCGTAGATGTATTTGGTATTGAAGCTTTCTTACCAGGTTCTCAAATCGATGTGAAGCCAATTAGAGATTACGATGCTTATGTAGGTAAAACAATGGAATTTAAAGTTGTGAAAATCAACCACGAATTCAAAAACGTTGTGGTATCTCATAAAGCACTTATCGAAGCTGATATCGAAGAGCAGAAGAAAGAGATTATCGGTCAATTAGAAAAAGGTCAAGTATTAGAAGGTACTGTTAAGAATATTACTTCTTACGGTGTATTCGTTGATCTTGGAGGAGTTGATGGACTTGTTCACATTACCGATCTTAGCTGGTCTAGAATCAACCATCCAAACGAGATCGTTGAATTAGATCAAAAACTTAACGTTGTAATCTTAGACTTTGATGAGGCTAAGACAAGAATCCAGTTAGGTCTTAAGCAATTACACAAACACCCATGGGAAGCTCTAGATGAGAATCTTAAAGTAGGTGATAAAGTAAAAGGTAAAGTAGTTGTAATCGCAGATTACGGTGCATTTATCGAAGTTGCTGAAGGTGTAGAAGGATTGATCCACGTTTCTGAAATGTCTTGGAGTACGCACTTGCGTTCAGCTCAGGATTTCGTAAATGTTGGGGACGAAGTTGAAGCACAAATTCTTACTTTAGATCGTGATGATCGTAAAATGTCTCTTGGAATTAAGCAATTAACTCCAGACCCATGGACTGATATCACTTCTAAGTATCCTGTTGGATCTAAGCATACAGGTGTAGTTCGTAACTTTACTAACTTTGGAGTATTTGTAGAGTTAGAAGAAGGAATCGACGGACTTATCTATATCTCTGATCTTTCTTGGACTAAGAAGATCAAGCACCCATCAGAATTCTGTAATGTTGGAGACAAACTAGATGTTGTTGTATTAGAATTAGATGTTGAAGGACGTAAACTAAGTTTAGGTCACAAACAAATCGAAAGTAACCCTTGGGATAAATACGAAACTGAATTTGCTGTAGGTACTACACATACTGCTGCAATTTCTGAAATCGTAGACAAAGGTGCTACTATCGAATTTAATGAAGATATTACTGCATTTGTTCCACAAAGACACCTAGAAAAAGAGGACGGAAGTAAACTTAAGAAAGGTGAATCTGCAGAATTCCAAATTATTGAATTCAACAAAGAGTTTAAACGTGTTGTTGCATCTCACGCTGCAATCCACAGAGAAGAAGAGCAAAAAATTGTTAAGCAAGCGGCTAAGAAAGCTTCTGCTCAAAACAACGACAAAACCACTATTGGTGATGTAAATGCAGATCTTCAAGCTCTTAAAGATAAAATGGAAGGAAAATAA
- a CDS encoding MarR family winged helix-turn-helix transcriptional regulator — protein sequence MSEKYEDLKLENQLCFPLYTASRLVIQRYQPMLKELDLTYPQYLVLMVLWEKDEVNLSTIAEKLQLQSNTLTPLLKRLQQRGFLERKRSEKDERNIVITLTQRGKSLKDEACDVPAFLAEQLPLSIEEAKELYRLLYKMIGKMGEK from the coding sequence ATGAGTGAGAAATATGAAGATTTAAAACTAGAAAATCAACTTTGTTTTCCGTTGTATACGGCATCAAGATTGGTGATTCAGCGGTATCAGCCAATGCTTAAAGAATTAGATCTTACTTATCCGCAATATTTGGTGTTAATGGTGCTTTGGGAAAAAGATGAGGTGAATTTAAGTACGATTGCTGAAAAACTTCAGCTACAATCCAATACGTTAACGCCACTTTTAAAACGACTTCAGCAACGCGGATTTCTTGAGCGAAAACGCTCTGAAAAAGATGAACGTAACATTGTAATTACCTTAACGCAGAGAGGGAAATCACTAAAAGATGAAGCTTGCGATGTTCCTGCATTTTTAGCCGAACAGCTTCCGTTATCTATAGAAGAAGCTAAAGAATTATACCGATTATTATATAAAATGATTGGTAAAATGGGAGAGAAATAA
- the eutC gene encoding ethanolamine ammonia-lyase subunit EutC, whose product MDKPKLYKNNIQKDPYTQLRELSRARIALGNTGGSQSLKDVLKFQLDHAKARDAIYSEFDIEKLEADMKKFNLPIYKFKTQAQDREKYLKRPDLGKLLAKTEIKDISEVDIVLNLVDGLSPDAIKHSIPIIAQLLPELSEKYTFVISIVENGRVAIGDEIAEKLNAKFTATFIGERPGLSSPESLGIYTTYNPKSGTTDEKRNCISNIHNDGMQTKAAVNLLSFLIQESFAKKVSGVSLKSDIKEQKDIC is encoded by the coding sequence ATGGATAAACCAAAATTATATAAAAATAACATACAAAAAGATCCGTATACGCAGCTTAGAGAACTCTCAAGAGCTCGTATAGCCTTAGGAAATACAGGCGGAAGTCAATCTTTAAAAGATGTCTTGAAATTTCAACTAGATCATGCTAAAGCGAGAGATGCTATTTATTCTGAATTTGACATTGAAAAATTAGAAGCAGATATGAAGAAATTCAATCTACCTATTTACAAATTTAAAACTCAGGCACAAGATCGCGAAAAATATCTAAAAAGGCCTGATCTCGGAAAACTATTAGCTAAAACCGAAATAAAAGACATTTCTGAAGTCGATATTGTTTTGAATCTTGTTGACGGATTATCTCCCGATGCGATTAAGCATAGTATTCCAATTATAGCGCAATTATTACCAGAATTGAGTGAAAAGTATACGTTTGTAATAAGCATCGTTGAAAATGGTCGAGTAGCCATTGGAGACGAAATTGCTGAAAAACTGAATGCAAAATTTACCGCTACATTTATTGGTGAGCGTCCGGGCTTATCTAGTCCGGAAAGCTTAGGAATTTACACCACTTATAATCCAAAAAGCGGCACTACTGACGAGAAAAGAAACTGTATCTCAAATATCCATAACGATGGCATGCAAACCAAAGCTGCCGTTAATTTACTCAGTTTTTTAATTCAAGAATCCTTTGCAAAAAAAGTAAGCGGTGTTTCGCTGAAATCGGATATAAAGGAGCAAAAAGATATCTGTTAG